DNA sequence from the Bombus vancouverensis nearcticus chromosome 8, iyBomVanc1_principal, whole genome shotgun sequence genome:
aaaacaaataaaattaatgacGGATGAGTATCCTTGTTGAAAGAAGGCGTTGTTTtttaaatacagggtggttggaaaCTGGTGGTACagacggaaagggggtgatgttacgcgaaaaaagaagtcgaaaatatggaataaaaatttaaaaaaaattttttttctttttttaaatttttccatcgagacaacgatctacagtgagatccgttacaacgagacgtgataaagtgcacgcgtaccgagcgaaagttcaaagtcgattttctcgaaaacaaagcctgaaacgaaaaatttttattctatattttcgacttctttttttacgtagaatcacctcctttcagtttgtaccaccagttaccaaccatcctgtatttCTCGTCTATTCTCATCGATACATTTTGCATATTGCCCTGGTGAAAGTTCGACTACATAAAAAATCGTGTTACGAAACTATGCCACGCGTACAATTGTACAGTGTACGTTCTCTTAAATAATAGAACATCTCTTGGTTTTATGTAAAACGCGATAATTCAAATAGCAAGGAAACGACTAATCAAACGTGATTTTATCTGTATACGAAACATACAAAATTTGTGGTGCTTTTTACAACAATTACGAACGAAAAACACGACGAACTAAGAATCGCACGCGTTTAGACTTTACTGTCTCATAATCTAAGTCTCATTAAACTAATTTTATACGAATTACGCGCGATAAATCTTAATCGAAATTTTGATTTAGGTAAGAACAAATACAATAGAAAAATTAATCTGTCTTGCGGAATTAGTTGAAGCAATGACTTCGTTTCAAAGAGATCTAATGAATATGAATGAAAAGAGGTTTAGTGTTATCGATGTTATCACGATAtacataaaaatgatatttttattgcaACACTGAATATATATGCCAGAATTCTTTATTTATCTCAAGATCTTATAATCTCTACCAGTCCTATTTATCTTTAAAAGTTCCAAATCAGATAATAAGTTGCTGAAAAGTTTTAAGAATTTCCGAATCATTTCTCAGATTGATCTTCGATAAATGACTTTAATACTCACGACCCTGAATATTTACAGGAAAAGATACAGCTCTAAATAAACCGACGTTAAATCTGTTTattctgttaaaaaaaaaaactccgCATTGTCTGTTTCTTTATGTTACTTTAATTTCTGATTGAACAGCGACAATCGTGACAATTCGAGACACGGTAAGTGCATCCTGGCAAGATAAATTTTTCGCATCAAACGAAACCGCCTCGACACTCGTAAAAGAATTTATTACAGTAGTAGAAACTATTTTTATAGGACCGTAAACCTACGAATCTCCTCGGCATCGAACGTATTATGCTTTTCCTCCCTCCTGGTGATCGCAGATCGACGAACAATAAGTCGAACAACCACTTCGAAACCATCCAGGCGAATCTCGGCTACgtatgtttctttctttttttcgttaatttagCAACTGGTCAAATTTACAGCATCTTTCAAACCGGTTTCAAGTCTGTGTGTAACGAGATAGATTTCGATGTTTATTATTGCACATCGTTAATAAAGTTGCAAATGGAATCCTTAATTGATGCAGATGACATTTTTTAGGGGAATTTTGTGTTTAATATATGATCGTATAACCGGTTCTTGGCTTTGACATATTTATATAGTAGTAACTTTGagtttggaaatttttaaatacaatacAGACCACTGtaatatgtattaaatataaataaaaaatctatATCAAGTTTAGAAGGAAAATACGATTATAGCTGGCGTACCGCTTACACAATATTTCCATGCAAATCTAcaatatttttcatagaaaaCTTTCACAGGTAAAACTTCCATGACATCCTTAAATTCCTAAACATTCCAAACAAAATACCCTCATTTATCTTCCCCTTGAGAATTTCAACAGACCCTCATCCCTATTGTATTAAAtctcaaataaataatattgtgCTACAGATGACTATATCGATTTATATTCGATTACCAACATTTGTTCCATTCTACTTCGTATTTTACATCCTCCGTGATAGAGatcaataaacaaaaaaaaaaaatcaatcaCAAACTATAAAATACCAAAAGTCGTGTCATTTAATCTAAAACTATCAGTCGACAGTTGACTCTCGAAACATTACAAACCAGTCGGTCATTTCGACTGCCCTGTCACGTTTcacaataaaagaaaaaaaaaaggaaaaagatacaaaattaaAGAAACGTTTCACTTACCCAGCATTCGAATAACGTTCTTCTGCCCGGAGCTTTTTCCTCTCCCGCCATCGCCGTAAATGGGTCCAGCTGACAAATGGTTCCTGTTTGCAGTAGCTAACAACAGTCTGGATTGTCTTAATTTGATCGCGATCAGTATATAGAGAACGGTGATGATGGTCATCGGCAGGATGAAGAACAGTATGGTGGATATCTCGAAGGCGTGTTCGAGCGGATACAACTTGATGGAGCATTGAGCCGATTCCAGGACCACCGAGCCGTTGCGATAGTCGTAAACGATGCCAAATTGAGCCGCCTGTGGCACGGCCAGGCATAGCGCCAGCAGCCAAATCACTATGACGAACTTCACCGCCCGGGACAACTTCGACATCGTGTGCGAGACAAAAGGATGACAGATCGCGAAGTATCTGAAAGTGGAACACGTGTTATTCGCCATTTTTCCAtcaagttaaaaaaaaaaaaaaaaaaaaaatagagggAAAGAACGGTTTTTGGAAGCCGCTTGTTAGCAGGAACTTTAACGAAGCCGACATTGTGGAAACACGTTAGCGAACTGGAAAATGGAGATAAATGTGCGATGATGGATGGCGTGCTGTGTTCACTGAGCAATACCGGATGTAAATATTGTAGTTACTCTCGGATTTATTGTTGCACCTATCGTTGTACCGTGTCGGTCTTGGAACGTTTATTGTGTAATAAAGTGACTACACAAAAGTGTAGTCCTTCTTTTGCAACGAAGCGTCTTCTGGgctgtatatttcattttcatggtGCTAACTTTTCGTAGATAGTACAAAATTTCTTAACTAATACGAATTCGTTACGATTGCCTCGAGTTCTCACTACTCTTACCTTTGCTTCTTTGCTTCCGTTTTCTTCGTTTAGATAAACGCGATCGTACATTTCGAATGCATAAAAATGCACAAAGTTAACTCCAAGATACGCTTACTTCTATATTCGTTCGTTTCAGCTAACGACAATCAAATTTGTGCAATTGCGTGGAATAGACGGCGTATTGTAGTCCTTTTTTTAaaggaaacgaaaggaaggtGGGAAACAAAAGGGTAAAATTCTCTTTgtacaataaaaaaatttatgtagaatctataatattataagaaataattaaCAGGGGCAATAGAAGTTGTTATTTTAAGTTTCAAGTTTACTAAGAATTTTCCAATTTCAATGCCAGTAGAAGGAAAGCCGTATTGCGGTAAAACATGTGATACGTATTCAAGGTAAATATTCTGATTTCTAGAAGAAACAGTGCTATCTTCGTAGACAAGCGACTGTTACTTGCGTTTCCAAGAATATTCCCTCTTCCAAGGGAAGAAGCTTTTCTGTATCCAGAAAGAGATTCTGTCAACTTGTcatgatagaaattattaacgAAGATGAAACGTTTTATATAAGTAAAGCTAGAGCAAACAGAAAAAAAGTGGGGAAAGTGCTTCAACCCTCTGGAGTATCGTTTTTcccttaaaaaatgaaaaaagaaaaaaagaaaagaaacatcgAAACATCACTGTGAACATTAAAAAGTGCAACATTTTTAATAATGTAAGAACATTTCAAAGTAAGACAGAAAAACGATTCTAGCTGAGTTTAACAAGATATTAATCATAATTTGAGGAAGGTGTCGATCTGTTTCTTAACGACCGTTCCAGTGTATCTATCATCCATTTTATCACGATTTCCGCAATCATTCGTCATAGAATAGGGTTACAGCAAGATCGAGAAAGCAAAGATCGTAGCGGTTTACTTAGGCAGAAATAAGAGATAAGAAAAAGAAGGTCTCAGAGAATTGGACACGCTTTATTTGTGTCAACCAGCAAGGGTTACTTTAGACAGTTCTGGGAATTTCCGCGCGACAAGGGGATGACATGTAACTATACACCGTGAAAGCTTGACACTTTCAGGCGAGAACGTTGAAAAGGTCGAAAGCGATTTAATTTACGGCGATATTTATTGAGAACCTCGTAGAAAACTGTTACTTATCTGCGATTTTATAAATCCGTGATTTACTAGAAAGAAGATGAAAAATTTTCTGACGGTGAtattacaaaaaagaaaaaaaaaaaacaaaagtaCATGTAAGACTGGAAAATTAAAAGTAAGTGCTGCGAGAAAATTGaagataaaatattcttttaatccGTTTCTATCCTCCTTTTATCGTAAAGATGATATTAAAGAGAAAAAGGTTAACAAGTCTATGCAAATTTGAGATCGAAGATTCTCTTCATTTCTCATTATGTTAAcgtctttaattaaaaattaattatcatgCTCGGAGGAAAATTTTATATGCTACGTGGACAAAGTAACGAAAGCCACGTAAAATAGAGCTAAAAGCAGAAGTTTTAAAGTTTTCTTCGATGTTAGctcattagattcaactagaatcaaacatacgataaacacTTATTATTCGAGTTATAGTACCATgctagaataatttacttataattctcaatgagcattgattgtaaaattcttccaaataaaaaaaaaaagaaaaacaaaacgaTGTTAGCTACGTAAAATGAACTACAAGACTACACCATTTACTGAACTAAACACCTGGCGATTTAGATTGACGTTTTGAGGCGAACGCAACTggttcgatcgatcgtttaatTGGAAGGAATGGTAAACAGTAAAAGAAGACTACAGCCGTTTGACGTGGTTCTTTAACCTATTCAACCCTCTTGATGTCTTCGAAAACCATCGTCCCATGTCAATAATTCGACAGGGTCGGGACTAACGCACAAACCACAAAAGATCTTACGTATCTTCGGAAACTTTAATTCGATCGTAAGTTTCTATGTAATAACAAATGAATGTTATTCAattatgttatttctttctGTCGTACGTACATTATATCgggtatttaaaaaaatattgttgCTTGAGTGCAAAGGAAAATCCAAGATAaaggtaaataataaaaataaaaacatgcatttgcataaacattcgcaatCTCAGTTATCATTTTTAGTAGgtaaacaaatatttctttagaTTCTACTTTTTAGTCGCTTCAATAACAAATATCCGGACGTTAACAAATTTAAATGTCTAGATAACAATGAATGGCAGTAAAAGCGTCAACTTGCACAAACATCCACGTCCAAGAATAACAAACAAGAAAGAGTGAAATACTAAATTTAAGAACAACCTACGAGTTCGTCGGTTTGTATTCTCAAGTCGATGATTCAATTCAAATTGGTTACAAACCTTTCGACGGTGAAGGCGGTGATGGTCAGAACGGTGGCGTTCGCGGACGTCTCCGCGGCGAAGCTTTGAATAATGCAGAACGTCTCGCCAAACACGTACGGGAAATGCGACCAGATGTAGCACATCTCTGGAGGCAGGCCGGATATCAGCAGCAGTAAATCAGAAACGGCCAAGCTGAACAGATAGTAGTTGGTGGCCGTGTGCATCGACTTGTTACGCGCGATCACAACACAAGTGGACACGTTGCCGATTAATCCGGTGAGGAAGATCACCGTATAGATCACCGTGATCGGTAAAACGATGTACAACGGATCCCGCCTCACTGTCGAAAAATTTTCCTCCTGTAAATATTCGGCGATTGGTCCCGTGTAATTCTCCCATTTACCTTCAGAGGCCAGCGGATCTTCCTGACTTCCGGCCAACCTCATGCTATCTCCGATTATTATCGATCCTTCCGAACCGATCGACTTGTTCGACGAAATAATTTTTCTCCACCAGATTCCGGCTGATTCTGAGAGATTCTGTGCAATCGGGTAACGTTGACTAGCTTTCTGCACGATTGACTAGTATAGAATTAACTTTGACATTAATTAACGACGTTCGCGCTGCGTGCAAATTTTAATCAGCGAAAGTTTCAgcgaattttttattctatcgtTTCGATCGAATTCGAATCGCCTTCGTCTCTTTCGTTTAATCGTAATCGATGTGGTAGTCGATCGAAAGGATAAATCACCGCGTGTTCTGTTTGTAAATTGAAATCTCATAAGCTTCGGTGTATCATAAAGGTCTGTTTTGATGATCTGTTGACGATGGTACGAAGGATACAACGAGAGATAGGTTCGGTTGCGTCTTTCTTCGACATTTTCGGGTACTTCTAAGGACAGAGGCGAACCCTTGGTATCCCTCGAGGACGATTAAGTCAATTCCAATCAATTTACCGAGGTCGACGTGAATAGATGGTTCGATCAGACTCGTCGTGGTGTCTTTATTATCAATCCACGCGTCAAGTGGTCTGCGAAGAGCGCTTCTTCTCTCTTGGTCTTCAGTTAGCCTCGAAATTTTTATGAAGTCGAAGAATATTGGAAGATAAGTTGTTGAGTGTTATTGGTCGATTTCTGTGGTTGAAAGCGTTCGAATCAATTTGCGGCTTTAAAAATAGGCCGGTCGTTCGATCGAAACACAGCTGATCACTGTATCTTCAGGGACGAATAGAATATGTCGTTGGTCTTCGCTGAGACATATTAATAGAAAATCGTCAACGGGGCAGGATGAGCTTATTATGGTTGCTCTGGTCTGCTAAGCATCCAATCCACGTGTCGTCACTCGGAGATTGTCTTTCCACGATACTTCCGGTCTAAGGTGTCCGCCGCCTCGTTCTTTTTTGTAGTAGGTCTCAGAGATTGGATCTTTGGTTTGACGCTATTATTCCGTAAGATGGATCTTATTAGAAAAAGTGTCTGTTCTCTTCTAACTCTTTTTAACTTATGAAAATgttctttcaattttcattataaaAGTCCAACATTTTTTCGATGAACTTTACTTCAATTTCTCTTACgagattttaaattttcacgACATCATTTTCGCTTTTTATCAGGGACTTTTAATTTTCAACGTAATTTCTTTCGGCTTCTGGtataaacttttcaattttaataaatacaagtcctttttaatcttactatgaaatttaaaatttcaaCGATTTTCATCCAAAActttttctatattttgttATGAATTTCTTTCTGATTATGTATATGAGAATTTTCATATATCTAACCCTGGAATTTTCTTTCATTCAACTCTGGAATTTTTCAATCGCACAAACTTTACTTCCTCGTTTTCTCTTTCGTTCGGATGGAAATGTTCGACGATTTCAATTTTACTTACTGTACCGTAATAGCAGGtgattttattaattacatattccaaTTTAAGCGTCTAGTTGTCGATTATGTCATTCATCGATCAAATTAAATTTGAATCGTGTCACTGTAATCAAGTTCGAATCAAATCTAATTGTACACTGATCGTTCGTCTAATCGTTGCCTTCGATATACCTCGCAATAGTTTCGACTACTATTCTGTGTAATAGTAATTCGATTCTTGGTTGTATATCATTAGTATCTATGACGCGATTAACACGCGACGCCGTACAAATGACTTGAGCGTCGTTTGATTATCCAACCAACTGTAAACGTGCCTGAAAATGTTTGCACGTGCGAACAGTTTTGgccttttcttatttttccttcTTTGTTTATCAGAATAATCAATCCAACGTTATTAACGTAACTAACGCCAATTAATCGATCGTTATGTTAAATTTGTCCAGCTATCTCGTTTACGATGCGAACCGATTATTTCTGGCCTCGTTTCAATTGATCGCACGATTTCAATTCAAATCACTTTTCTGTCGCTTTGTTCGATTGAAAATCTTACGGAAAATGACTGAAATTGTGAAAAATACGAAATGTTaaagaaagtataaaaatacAAGTTACGTTTCTACAATTTCTTTTCCACGATTATTACGATACTTCGCCGATAAATTAGTATTAAGATGCTTCTAATCGATAtctatacaattttataatttatagctgTTATGATTGAATCCCGTGCGATTTTCATCAATTTGTCTCGTACTACGCGACGGTAAATTATTTGATTTATCGTAACGATACGGTTCTAGCTTAAATTTCATGATGCTTCGTCTAGACGGACACGCACATGTTCATACTCGCAGATCACGATAATCTTTCATTACGTTTCCAATGtgcttaaaaataaatttcatacgtCATTTAACTCATCTTTATGTCTTTTGTTACGACGAATTTAATACTTTCTCCGCTATTGTTCGTTCTCCGATCAATTTCGAATCGAATGCTCGCTAAAATAATTTCGTCAATCAAAGTATCGGCGATTATTTTCGCTGAAATTTCCTTTTAATTCGCGCCTTCAACGATAAATTAGTTCCAATTAGCTTCTACGTGCTTAGCTCAATTAATCTCAAACATTCTTAAAACTGAATCATTTTCGATCGTTCGTCAAAGTCAATCACCGTAAGACACTTCGCATTCAAGTTTCAACAGTTCCTTCGTACAAGATGATTAATTAATCGTTTCGTCTCGTTCGTCGCGCTTTTGTGTCGTTTTTTCTTTGTGAATTAGGAAAGTTCACTCGTATATGAACGGTTCTCGATTATTAAAAGACAGTGCCGAGTTGTAAGTTTGGAACTTGTGTTTGAAACAATTTCTTCGTCTAAGTAATTAGTCATTTGTTTTAATTAGCTTTTCGTTTCTATCGAAAATTGCATATTCTTTATAAAATACGGGATATCTTTTAcaatcttttataatatttttttattgtttctatGAATTATTTCTCTTACCTGAAACTTACTTCTGTAAGATCGTTGAAAATTGTTTCTCCTCTTCCAAGACTATCCATCAATTCTTTCTCTTCCTACTTCCTCTTTCAACTCCACTAATCTGTCAAACGCTGTATAACCTTCGTTTaggtttctcttcctctttgtGATAACTGTATGGTATACAATTATCGATTTTTGCActtcaaatttatatttctttattaatCTGTACACTTAGTTCTTCGTAACACGGTTCAGGTTAAATTTTAAGAATGATTATTTAGATTATTCCCAAGCACGATTAAATTTTacgatttttcgtttctttcttcctttaaaaACTTATTTCAAATTTCACTTATTTCGAATaggattttatcaatttttaagtAAACTGTACACAATCATCGTTAAACTGTTCGTTTCTTCTTCAGATTTAGttatatcttcttttttctgaaaaacttgaaatttaatatttttgtatgaaacttaattattttaatattaaattttacaatttttaattagatTATTCACGATTATCCTCGAACTGTTCTTGTTTCTTTCTCAAAATGATTTATCTCTACCTTTCACAGATAGATACAGAACAtctcttcaaatttttcatTGTTTCCGTCATGAAACCAATGAGATTTTCTTCAAAGTTACACTTCTCCCTTGAAGAgctgtttaatatttttcttgctTATCGCCAAGCTTCACCaacagaaataaatttttctcgTCATCAAATTATTCACAGCATTAAACATCCTTTGAATTCGCACCTCAATTCCAATGATCGAGCTTCTTACAACCACAACAATCCATTCACTTCCTTATCTGAttgatctaaaaaaaaaaaaaaatcctgtTCACGAAATGCCTAACAAGAAAATGCTTTTCATAACATGCACAATTGTTATAATGTTTCCTCGAATAACTTCAAAAgaaatttcattcgtttctttcgtttccctcTGACTTGACTATTCCTTTATGTCAAAAAATCAAGTCGctgattattaaaaaattcctcCGAACAATCTCAAAGGTATCGTTCAACTCAGCTTCGCGATAATTCTTCGTCTCATGAACCGGTTGACTCTAACGAAAAGAATTATACTCTCCCAGTTTCTCTGTTCGTTCGCGTAGCTCCCTTTCGTGACACGAACGCGCTTAGAGCGCGGTTTGCGCGCGACTGAACGTTCTTCGACAACGTTCGAATCGTCCACGCTTCTCCTGACCGCCGCTGAAATGGCGAACTGATTCTCCCATCTAACAGATTATTTCGAGCGCAAAATCAATCTAGCACGAGGTATATTATACGATCCACTATGCGTTATCTTCGATCGTCTCGTAAATGGTGTTGTCTCAACGGTGTCAAGAGAAACGCTACGTGACAATATTCCCGCAATAGGAAATAGAGCAAACGTATCTGTTTTATCTGCCtgtccgtgataattgttgTGTCAGTCTTTAATCGTGTGTCACTTAACGTTAATAGAATACGAGCATCTTCTGTAATTATTGATGTTAAGTTCGTTTCAAA
Encoded proteins:
- the LOC117162648 gene encoding pyrokinin-1 receptor isoform X1, whose amino-acid sequence is MRLAGSQEDPLASEGKWENYTGPIAEYLQEENFSTVRRDPLYIVLPITVIYTVIFLTGLIGNVSTCVVIARNKSMHTATNYYLFSLAVSDLLLLISGLPPEMCYIWSHFPYVFGETFCIIQSFAAETSANATVLTITAFTVERYFAICHPFVSHTMSKLSRAVKFVIVIWLLALCLAVPQAAQFGIVYDYRNGSVVLESAQCSIKLYPLEHAFEISTILFFILPMTIITVLYILIAIKLRQSRLLLATANRNHLSAGPIYGDGGRGKSSGQKNVIRMLVAVVVTFFICWAPFHAQRLLAVHAKNTTEPKDALVIVYTILTYTSGVFYYLSTTVNPLLYNIMSNKFREAFKSMLSNHCGSSRKSVPRQLTYSSLSKYARSTLRQISISDDNQKLRTTNTTELIGLNDRKNNGRNQSDSMANKINHREYNRSVSRGSNSSQLTLMSSVSKSFNEGNNSLIATYVNIQRASRIVTLGILAGRLRLGTKELFSPQQKIVTSSAPKPETRTVLAPRFQSHPSIESANTISNSNLKDHDETEFTGMELAQYMGELNCDLTT